TCGATTCAAACACGAGTCGTCGTACACCTGTTTGTGGCAATGACCTTTTCGGCAATCATTACCACTGCATTGCTTAGCTTTTTTTACCTGAAACGATTTGATGGTGGTAGTTTTTATTTTATGAGCAGCAATATTATGGAAGATTTGCAGCTTATCAGAGTTCTCAGCATTGTACTGCCTGCTCTAATAGTAGCTGAGATAAGCAGTATCTTTATAGCGCTTACCCTAGGGCTTTTTACATCGCGTAAAATAGCTGTCCCGGTGTATAAGATCGAACGATGGGCTTCCCGGCTAAGGGCAGGTAAGTTAAACACCTATATGGGTTTTAGAGAAAAAGAGATGGCTGAGTTGTCATCCCAGTGTAATGCTGTAAGCGAATTTTACAGAGAACTATTAACTCAAATAAAAAACAGTACAGTACTGATCGAAAACAATCGCAATGACAACTCAACTATAAATACGCAACTCCAGCAGATAAAAACGATACTGGATAAAGTTGAGTTAGATTAATACCCCATCTCTTTTAGTTCTTCAAACATTTTTTTTGCTGCCCTGTTAAGCTTTTCAGGTGTACGCACATGAACACGGACAAGAAGATCACCTTGCTCTCTTCTATTAACCACCGGAAGCCCCTTTGACCTCAGTCGAAAAGTTTTCTCGGATTGTGTTCCTGATGGAATCTTTAGGTTCACTTTTCCATCCAAAGTAGGTATAGTCTTTGAGACCCCAAGCGCTGCATCTGAAAAAGACAGATCGATATCACAGGTAAGATCAGCTCCATGACGTTTAAAAAACTCATGAGGTTTTTCTGAGATTAATACTATTAAGTCCCCTGATGGGCCTTTATTTGGCCCCGCATTTCCCTTTCCCGGCACATTGATATAGTTACCTTCAGAAACACCAGCGGGAATATCAACCTCAATAGTAGAGTCTACCTTTTGTAATCCGGTACCGGTACAGGCATTGCATTTATCTGCAACCACATATCCCTCACCCCTGCATGATGGGCACACGCTTTCCTGAATTACCTGGCCAAAAAATGAGTTTGCAACCTGGCGCACCCTGCCACTTCCCTGGCATGTCTGACACACATTTCGCTTCCCGCTTTTTGATCCGGTACCCTTACATACTGAGCAGTGATCCATTCTTTTAAGTTTCAGCGTTTTTTTCACCCCTGTGGCAATCTCCTCCAGAGAAAGGGAGAGTCTTATCTGAAGATCTTTACCACGGGCAGCACCACCTCCAGCGCCTCTTCGGCCTCTTGAGCCTCCCCAGCCAAAAAGATCACCAAAAATGGAATCACCACCAAAATCATTCATGAACGCACGAAGTGCATCAGAGATATCAAACCCCCCGGCTCCAAAACCTCCAAAACCACCCCCGCCTGCAGCAGCCCCTTCAAAGGCAGCATGCCCAAACTGATCATACTGCTGTCTCTTTTGAGGATCTTTTAGTATTTCATAAGCCTGAGTGGCATCACGGAACTTTTCCTCGGCTTCCTTGTCACCGGGATTTTTATCGGGATGATATTTAACGGCCAATTTTCTATAAGCCTTCTTTATTTCATCCTCACTTGCATCTCTGGATACACCTAATATTTCATAATAATCAGATTTGGCCATTTTAGAATTTCCAGTATTAAATTTAAAATTTCGCTACTTCTGAGACGAGCCACTGGATACAATCACTCTTGCATGCTTTACAACTCTTTCCTTGATTTTGTATCCCCTCTCAAATACCTCAGCTATATGATCTTCAGGAATTTTTTCATTGTCTGCTTTCATTAAGGCATCATGAATCTGAGGATCAAATTCTTCCCCTGGCTCACCAAAGGCTTGCAATCCATTTTTTTCCAGCACACTAACAAATTTTGTATAAATAAGCTCGGTACCCTCCAGAAACTGTTTGAGCTCTCCGCCCTGCTCAGCAGCTTTAATTGCACGCTCAAAATTCTCCCTAACCTCTACAAGCTCAAGCATCAGTTTCTCATTAGCAGTTTCTACTAAACGCTCGTAGTCCCTGCTTGCTCTTTTTTTGTAATTTTCAAACTCTGCCATCAGCCTGACGTATTTATCATTCGTTGCCTCAAGCTCGGCTTTGAGTGAATCAAGTTCACTTACTTCAGGCGCTTCCTTTTCCTGGAGCTCTTCTTCTTGCTGGCTCTCAGAGCTATCCTCTTTTAGCTCTTCCTGATCTTTGGATGCTTCTTTCTGGTTTTGATTTTGCTGTTTCTCAACCTCTTCCTCATTAGTAGCCATTCTTAAAACCTCTCTTTTAGATTATCCCAGCGTCTTTTTTTGGTTAATACGAAAAAAAGGAATAAAGGAAAATAAATAACGCCGCAGAGCATATTCAGGTATACAATTCACCCAACAACTTAGCAGTATAGCTTACAGCAGAAACCATTTGTGGATATGGCATGCGCTTTGGACCAATAACCCCTAAACTACCGGTCATGCTTCCGACTTTATAGGTGGTTTTTATGATACTAAAGGAACGGAGCTGAACTTTGCTGTTCTCACCACCTATTGAAATGACAACTTCCGGGCGAGAATGTTTCCTATTCTCTGCCTCAAACAGATGCATCAAGAGCCTTTTTTCCTCAAGGATCTCAATAACAGCCCCGATTCGATCTCTACTGAAAAACTCAGGCTGAAGTATAACGTTGGTTTCACCATCAGCATATACCTCCTCCTGTTCATTTTCTTCAATAATCTTCCTTAATGACGGTACAAGTAACTTTATCACTCCAAGCTCAACCTCACCCACATCCCTTAACTCATTTAGGTGATCCTCACACATCTGGGCCAATGTTTTACCACTGAAGCGTGCATTAAGGATATTGCACGCACTCACCAATCGGTCGTGTGAAAGCTCAGTGTGCAACTCGACCACCATGGTTTTAACAAACCCCGAGTCGATAGCAACATTCATCAAATACCGTCCATTACCAACCGAAAATACGTGAATCGTACGAAATACACCTTTTCTCAGCTTTGGGGCAAGAATCACACCTAACTGATTAGTTGCCCTGCTCAAAGCCTTTGAAGCCGCTTCCATCAACAGATGCAGATCCGCCTGGTCAATAGTCACGATCGAATTACGAATGCTCTGCTTTACCTGCTCGGGCAGATCAATAGGCCCCATCATTCTATCGACATAATAGCGATATCCCTTATCTGTAGGTACACGACCAGCAGAGGTGTGCGGTTGGGTAATAAATCCCCTATCTTCAAGATCCCCCATTACATTTCTAATTGATGCAGCAGAGATCTCAAATCCGTTTTGTTTTGAGAGATATCGAGAGCTTGTAGGAGCAGCACTAAGGATAAAGTTCCTCACTATTGCTTCCAACACCCTCTGTTCTCTATCTGTAAGCATTTCCGGTTCCATATACTCCGGTACCGAAGTGGCAGGTTTTACGCTACAGGAGCACAGAAAAAAGCGCTCCTGTAGCATGGATTAACTATTGTGGTACAATTTACGGTATTACGAATTTGGAATGCAATTATTACATCATACCACCCATACCGCCCATACCACCCATACCGCCCATGCCATCCATGCCGCCCATACCAGGAGCGCCACCGGCAGGTGCCTCGTCTTCCTTAGGCATCTCAGAGACGATACATTCAGTGGTAAGAACGAGGCTTGCAATACTTGCAGCATTCTCAAGCGCAGTACGTGTTACCTTGGTAGGATCGATAACACCAGCCTCAATAAGGTCTTCATACTTATTGGAATAAGCATTGAAACCATATGAGCCTTTACCGTTCTTTACCTCATTGCATACAACTGATGATTCCAGACCGGCGTTGGAAACAATCATGCGCAGAGGTTCTTCGCATGCTCTGCGGATAATATCTACGCCGATATTTTCATCATTGTCATCAAGCGTGAACCCATCAAGTGCACTTGCAGAGCGAATCAGTGCAACTCCACCACCAGCTACAATCCCTTCTTCAACTGCAGCACGGGTTGCATGAAGAGCATCCTCAACTCTTGCCTTCTTCTCCTTCATTTCTGACTCAGTTGCTGCACCGATGTTTATCACTGCAACACCACCGGCTAACTTGGCAAGGCGCTCCTGGAGCTTTTCACGATCATAATCAGATGTAGTTTCCTCAATCTGTTTTCTGATCTGATTAACACGTCCCTTGATGTCATCAGTTTTTCCAGCACCCTCGATAATTGTAGTATTTTCCTTATCGATAGATACTCTTTTTGCCTGACCCAGTGAATCGATTGTAGTGTTTTCGAGCTTAAAACCGGCTTCTTCAGATACAAGAATACCACCTGTGAGTACAGCAATATCCTCAAGCATTGCCTTACGACGGTCACCGAAACCCGGAGCTTTCACTGCAGCGATCTTAAGCGTTCCGCGAAGCTTATTGACAACTAGTGTAGCAAGCGCTTCGCCCTCTACATCCTCTGCAATAATAAGGAGTGGTTTACCCATCTGAGCGACTTTTTCCAGAATAGGCAGAAGATCCTTCATGGCACTTACCTTCTTATCGAAAATAAGAATCATTGGATCATCAAGGATACATTCCATAGTTTCTGGATTCGTTACAAAATAGGGAGAGAGGTAGCCGCGATCAAACTGCATCCCTTCAACGACTTCAAGGTTTGTCTCAATACCCTTAGCCTCTTCAACAGTGATCACACCGTCTTTACCAACCTTTTCCATTGCATCGGCAATAAGATCACCAATTTCTTTGTCATTGTTGGCAGAGATAGCACCAACCTGAGCGATCTCTTTTTTTCCGGCGATAGGTTTAGAATCTTTCTGAAGCCTGTCAACAATTACTCTGACGGCTTTATCAATACCCCGTTTAACGGCCATAGCGTTAGCACCGGCTGTTACATTTTTGATTCCAAAACGGGAGATGACCTGAGCCAACACAGTAGCAGTGGTAGTACCATCCCCAGCGATATCACTGGTTTTTGATGCCACCTCTTTAACCATCTGTGCACCCATATTTTCAAACTTGTCCTCAAGCTCGATTTCTTTTGCCACAGTAACACCATCTTTGGTAACCGTTGGTGAACCAAAGCTTTTCTCAAGTACTACATTACGTCCACGTGGCCCCAGTGTAACACGAACCGCACCGGCAAGAACATCAATACCTTTTAGCAGCTTATCACGTGCAGTGATATCGAAGGCGAGTTGCTTTCCAGCCATAAATAATCTCCTCTATCTAAATGGTTTAAAATTTAACTGTTTTAATCAGGAATTAAAGAGTTGCAAGAACATCGCTTTCACGCATAATGAGGTATTCCTCGTTATCGATAGTCACTTCGGTTCCAGAGTACTTTCCATAAAGCACCTTATCACCCTCTTTAAGGGTCATTTCAATTTTCTGTCCACTGTCACTGATTTTTCCTGCACCAACAGCAACGACTTCCCCTTTTTGTGGTTTTTCCTTTGCATTATCAGGGATGATAATACCGCCTGCAGTTTTCTCTTCGGCACCCATGGGCCGAACGATGATCCGGTCTGCCAGTGGTTTTACGTTCATAATACCTACTCCCTTCGAATGTTGAATAATAATTGGAACTATAAGCTTAATTTTTTGTTAGCACTCATTGAGTGTGAGTGCTAACAGCTATAATTTAAAGTCATTAAACAGTGGTGTCAAGCTTTTTTTATGGACCAGACACTTTTTTTATCGTACAATCTCTTAAAAACGTATTTAGTTGAGCAATGCATTCCTTGAAGCAATAATTGAGCCAAAAAAAACACCAGAAATGTTGATACAACCATTACTTAATACTCTCTCCAGGCTTGGGCTCTCTGAGTCGGAGCAATTTATTATCCTACGGGTTACAAAGTATTCACTGGCTCTTTGCCTCGTTGCAGTAGTGGGCTTCTGGGCAGCTACCTTTTTTACTCACAAAACAACAAATGTACCACTATCCTCATCCGGTTCCCAGCAAAATTTGTCCTTAAACACCCTCGACCTTAAGGCTCACCGATATATCGCCAATTCCCTGATGCAAAAAGGGCAACCTGAAAAAGCTATCAATCATTTTCACAGGCTGCTTGAGACTGATAGCGAAGAGTTCGGTATCAGGAAAAATCTTGCAAATGCATATCTGAATGCAGGACATTTTGAGGAAGCACTTTCTGCACTAAAACAACTTCTTAAAGAAGACACACCCGATTCGTTACACGCTGTTCTTCAGGCCCAAAAGGGTATCACACTCTTTTACCTGGGCGAGCATAATAGAAGTTTAAATGCCCTTAGAAGTAGTCTCGATATTGCACCAAACACGCCTGAAGCACTCTGTTTTATGGGACAGATCGAAGCTTCCAGATCTATTCCCTCCCCGCAGGCTGAGAAGTTACTTAAAAGAAGCATTGAAGTGGATTCTCAGTATGTGGAAGGTTGGTACCAGCTTGCCCGCTACTATACTCAGACAGGAGAGTATTTAGAAGCCCGAAAACTTCTACTTGAAGCATTACATATTAACCCCCTTCATGAGAGAAGTCATTCACGTCTGGGGATGGTATATTATTATCTAAATAAAGCCGATGCGTCCTTGAGGTCATACAAAACAGCCTTAGCCCTTAATCCCGATGATTTCAATACCAGATACAACCTGGGCAAACTTTATTACACTCTCATCGGCGATACACACAAAGCTCTTCACCAGTTCAATCGTGCACTTGAAAAATACCCGTACCATCCAGAAGCTAACTTTAAATCAGGCCTTATTTGTTTAAAAAACGGGATGGTAAAAGAAGCTATCAGGTTTTTTACCAATTCGCTCAAGCAGACTCCAGGCGATGTCCGTAAACTGTTACAACTTGCCAATGCTTATGAACGACTGGGCAACAGAGATGAGGCGTTAAGAGTATACCGCAAGATTACAGATATAGACCCTCTTAACAGTATAGCTTTTCGAAAAATTAGAAGTTTATCGGATTGAGTAAGATGTTTTCATTATCTTTAATTCAGGTTCATGTAATATGTATCTATTTTTCTGATTATATTCTTGATTTAGTCTGCAAATAATTGTATTCTACAAACATACAGGTTCTGATTACTAACTATAACTATAAACACCTGCACTAAGTTGGGAGGAGACTAAAAGGTGGGAAACATAACAAAAAAAGATTTGGTCGAACAGATTTCAGATCGTACAGGATTAACACAGGTTGATACTAAAATTGTGGTAGAGTCATTTCTTGAAGCACTCTCCACGGCGATGTTGGACGGTAATAATATCGAAATACGGGGTTTTGGCAGATTTAAAGTCAAAGAGAAAAATGCTCGCACAGCACGCAATCCCCGCACTAATGAATTTATCCAGGTCGAAGCAGGCTATAAGCCGGTCTTTGAAGCATCAAAGGAGCTGCGCAAGAGAGTTAATGATGCAATCATGGGTCCATCAGAAGAAGTTGACTCCCAAACCCTTTCTACGAGCTAATACAACTCCGGTAAAAAGCCGGGGTTTGCCCCCTAATTGAATTATCGATTGTTCAGTGGTGGTTTATCTGCTCAACTCTTTTGAACGATTAGCGGCTTTAACAACTGCATTCATCACAGTGTGCTTAAAGTTTCCCTGTTCCAGTGCAAAAAGCCCTTGTATTGTAGTCCCTCCGGGTGATGTTACTTTAGCTTTTAAAACAGAGGGATGTTCTGAAGCTTTAAGCACCATCTGTGCAGCACCAATTACGGTTTGAGCCGCAGATTCAAGGGCAGTAGTGAAGGGTAGACCGGCACTAACTCCACCTTCTGCAAGGGCTTCGATAAAGCTATATACAAAAGCCGGACCACTACCTGAAAGTCCGGTTATAGCATCCATCAACTCTTCCTTGATTTCAACAACTTTACCACATGCACCGAAGATGGTTTTGACTAAATTGGAGTCCGCTTCTGTACAGTTTGGGTTCATAGCGTAAGCACTCAAACCTTCACCAATTAAAGCCGGTGTGTTAGGCATAACTCTACAAATCCGTAAACTTTTTGCCAATTTATTTTGCATAAATGAAGTACTTATACCAGCAGCGACAGAGATTATAAGTGATTGAAAATTCTTTTGGTCAAATAGCGGCCTGATAGTAGTAAGGGCATCCTCAAAGTCAGTAGGTTTAACAGAAAGGATGATCACATCAGGCGATTGCCACTTTGCAGGCACGGTCTTATGTACCCTCAAATCCAAATCGTCCAGAGCAGAACTTTCTTTATCGAAGGCATGGATGGTTACATCATCACCAAATGATTTAAGAAGGCCACCAATCAGGGCCTTCCCCATATTACCACACCCAAAAACAGCTATATCCATTTTCCTTCTCCGGGTAGAAACGCTCTTTAGCTTTTCATCACATCCAAAAATTCTCTGTTGTTCTTAGTGTTGGACATTTTCTCTCTAAGAAACTCCATCATCTCAACAGGGCTCATCGTTGCCAGAAACTTTCTCAGAATCCACATTCTGTTAAGTTCCTCTTCGCTAAGCAACAACTCCTCTTTCCGAGTTCCGCTTCTGAGCAAGTCCATAGCAGGGTAGATACGACGATCAGCAATTTTTCTATCAAGCACAAGTTCCATATTCCCGGTGCCTTTAAATTCTTCAAAAATAACCTCATCCATCCGGCTGCCTGTTTCGATAAGCGCAGTTGCTATGATGGTTAAGCTACCACCGTTATCGATGTTTCTTGCAGCACCGAAAAATCTCTTAGGTTTGTAGAGGGCTTGAGAGTCGACACCACCGGAGAGTATACGCCCGGAGTGTGGTGCTACCGTATTATGAGCACGGGCAAGACGGGTAATACTATCCAGTAAAATTACGACATCCCGGTTATGTTCTACCAAACGTTTGGCCCTCTCAATTGCCATCTCTGCTACTACAACATGTCGCTCGGCTGGTTCATCAAAGGTAGAACTAATTACTTCAGCTTTAACAGAGCGCTGCATATCAGTAACTTCTTCCGGACGTTCATCTATTAACAGAACTATCAGAGATGATTCTGGATGGTTGTGAATGATAGCATTGGCGATCGTTTTTAAAAGAACGGTTTTTCCTGTTCTCGGTGGAGCAACAATCAACCCACGCTGCCCTTTCCCTATAGGAGTTAACAAATTCATTATCCGGGTAGCACTATCTTTTTTGTTGTATTCCAGATTAAATCGCTCATCGGGAAACAGCGGTGTCAAATCATCAAAATTTATCTTTTTCTTACACTCTTCGGGATCCTCATAGTTAACCATCTCAACCCGTAAAAGAGCGAAATAGCGCTCTGAATCTTTGGGTGGTCTAACCTGACCGGATACAGAATCACCGGTTTTAAGATAGAACCGTTTGATTTGAGAAGGAGATACATATATATCATCGGGACCGCTCAGGTAGGAGTTTGAAGGTGAGCGAAGGAACCCGAAGCCATCAGACATGATTTCAAGTATACCTTCAGCAAACATCTGCCCACTTTGTGCAGCCTGAGCCTGAAGGATTTTGAAAATCAGTTCCTGGCGGCGAAGACTACGATGTTCTCCTACATTGTGACTTGCGGCCAGATCATTGAGCTCCGTCATTGACATGCTTTTAAGCTCAGCAACATTCATTTAATACACCTCAATTAAAAGGAAGGGTTTATGCTGAAAGTTATATTTCTCTCTTGTGGTTTTTTTCTTCCGAGGGAAACTATCTCCCAGGTTTTTAACTTAGAAACTATCGGGAAATCTAAAACTGTTTATATGAAGGTTTTTGAAACCGAATGCTTTCATGAAGACTATTTAGCACCCGAGCACTCTGCTCTGCCTCACCGTTCCCAGGTACCCTGCCCAATGTCGATAAAATACCTTTTTGGATGGATTCAAATCAATTGAACTACATTACGAGGTCTAACAGGATGCTAAATGTAATGGCAAAAACCATACGACCATAAAATGGTGAAAAACAGAGGTAAAGTCAAGTTTTTTTTCTATTTTCTGCTTTTTTATACATTTCGATTTCAGATCAAATTTATTAATCGACAGTGTATAACTCTCAACCGATTTGTCCTTAGAAAGTTGAACAGTATAACGCCTCTGCATTTTTTACCAACTCTGGTATATTCTTCTGAATAAATTTATATTTACAGGTATTTAGAAAACCATTGAATATGCGTTAGTTGGAAGCATCACTAATAAACAACCAAGGCAAAAATTCACAACCCTGTTTAAGAAAAATGATTAAAGCTAACACTCACGTCCACTCTCCCTATTCTTTTAGCACCTTTGGGTCCATCGATGAAATGGTCACACAAGCTGCAAAAGAGGGTCTTGATGTGCTTGGTATAAATGATTTTAACACATTTGAAGGATATCAGGAGTTTGGTGAAATCTGCCGCAACCACCACATCTATCCTTTATACGGAATAGAGTTCAGAAGTATCAGTGAAACTGAGCAGAAACTTGGTCGCCGGTGGAACGATCCCTATGATGCAGGAATTCTCTATTTATGTGGAAGAGCTTTGCATACCCCTGTCCAAATGTCCCTCGATTCAAAAAACCTAATGAACTCACTATGGAAGCGTAGCCAGGATCATATATGGAAGGTCATCCTAAAACTAAATCAACATCTTAAAGAATGTGGCTTAGATTGTGCACTAAATTATAATTCGATACGCCTCAAATATGCCAAAAATACGGTTCGTGAGCGCCATATAGCTAAAGCTCTGTATGATGAATTGCTTAAAAACCGAACGAATGTATCGGACCTAAACGATGCTTTTAAAACCCTTTTTTCAGTTTCCAGTCTGCCTTTCGATAGTACAGATGCCCCTGCAGTGCAGCAGCAGATCATTAACAGAATCTTTAAATTCAATAAACCTGCTTATGTAGAATACAACGATCAAAATGCTATTAATTGCGCTGATGCAAAAAAGCTGATCACTGAAGCTGGCGGGATACCCTGCTATCCAGTTCTGGGAGATGTATCAAAAACGCCTACCGAAGCTGAAAAAAGTTTAGAAGAACTAATTGACCGACTTAAAAATATGGGTGTTTACGCAGTAGAGTTTATCTCTACCAGAAACAGTATTGAGTACCTAAGGAATTGTGTTAATCACTTCAAAAGAAATGGTTTTTGCATTACATTCGGTACCGAACATAATACCCCCAGCTACTTTCCCCTCATCCCTTCGGCTCGCAATGAAACGCCTTTTGATCCTGCACTTAAATCAGTAGCCAGTGACGGAGCCTGCATTCTTGCAGCTCACCAGGAGCTTATAAATAAGTCCCGGTCAGGATTTGTGGATAATGAAGGAAAGGTGACTGTAAACGCCTGCAATTTACATAAATTTATTGATTTTGGTAAAAACATTTTGTATAAAAAACGAAAACAACGCATCAAAAGCACTTGAGAAAGAGGGGTAGCTTTTGTTACAGTTTAGAATTGGATCCATACTAACCACTCTTGTAGTTGTTTGTATGATAGGATGTTATGAAGAGGAGGGTGAAAGAAGTATTCCACGCACCCCTGATGTTCATTTTGTACCAACACCACACAAAGTTGTAGACGTAATGCTTAACCTTGCAGATGTTCAAAGGGATGATATCGTTTATGATCTTGGTTGCGGTGATGGGCGAATAGTAATTGCTGCTGCAAAAAAGAGTGGGTGTAGGGCATGGGGATTTGATATTGACCCTGAGATGGTTGCAATCTCAAGAGAAAACGTACGCAAAGAGAGGGTTCACAGACTCGTCACTATCGAAGAAAAAGACATTTTTGAACTCGATTTAACTGAAGCCACTGTTATCACCCTGTATCTACTTCCCCACTTAAATGTTCAATTGCTTCCACAACTCGATGAATTAAAACCAGGTACCAGAATTGTCTCTCATGCATTCAATATTGCCGGAATAAAACCAGATGTTGTGGCAAGAGTTTATAGAGAGGATGGTGGAGTAAGTTTCGTTTTCATGTATACAACTCCGCTTGAAAGGGTTTCGGATGAGGAGTTTGAGGATATCTTTGATGAGGACGAGCTTGAAACAACACCAGGATAAATCAGGTTTGAACAACAAAACCGGTAATGTTTTTTGCAAAGAAAACAATGATACCTGTTTTGGCATTTTTATTGCACTATTATTTAAACTATTGCATACTAATAATTTGAGCGGAATCTCTGAACGTTCTCTTCTTCAGAAGTCTTCAGATTGCTTTTTTTTCCGCTTTATCTATTTACACACAATCTCATCGGTGAGATATTTCATGACTCTTTTTACTTTGATACTACTACACACAGCAAGAAAGTATTGCTTCCATCACAGTAGTTTCCCATTTCGGGGAGGCAAATCATGTACATAGTCCAGGTTGCCTCAGAGCTAGCCCCTTTGGCCAAAGTTGGTGGACTTGCGGATGTCGTTTGCGGTCTTTCATGGGAACTTTCTATAAGGGGGAATGAAGTAGAGGTTATACTTCCAAAATATGACTGCATGCGTTATGATCAAATCTGGGGCCTTACTCCTTCTTTTAACGATCTTTGGGTTCCATGGTTTGGGGGGGGCGTCCACTGTACTGTTTGGTTTGGATTTGTGCATGGCAGGAAATGTTTCTTTATCGATCCTCATTCTGGTGATAATTTTTTTAACCGAAATACATTTTATGGATGTAATGATGATGTCCTCAGGTATGCCTTTTTTAGTAAAGCTGCTTTGGAATTTCTGCTTCAAAGTGGAAAACGTCCTGATATAATCCATTGCCATGATTGGCAAACCGGCCTTCTACCGGTAATGCTTTTTGAACAGTACACTCATACTGATATGCAGTTTCAAAGGGCCTGT
This is a stretch of genomic DNA from Chitinispirillales bacterium ANBcel5. It encodes these proteins:
- the rho gene encoding transcription termination factor Rho, giving the protein MNVAELKSMSMTELNDLAASHNVGEHRSLRRQELIFKILQAQAAQSGQMFAEGILEIMSDGFGFLRSPSNSYLSGPDDIYVSPSQIKRFYLKTGDSVSGQVRPPKDSERYFALLRVEMVNYEDPEECKKKINFDDLTPLFPDERFNLEYNKKDSATRIMNLLTPIGKGQRGLIVAPPRTGKTVLLKTIANAIIHNHPESSLIVLLIDERPEEVTDMQRSVKAEVISSTFDEPAERHVVVAEMAIERAKRLVEHNRDVVILLDSITRLARAHNTVAPHSGRILSGGVDSQALYKPKRFFGAARNIDNGGSLTIIATALIETGSRMDEVIFEEFKGTGNMELVLDRKIADRRIYPAMDLLRSGTRKEELLLSEEELNRMWILRKFLATMSPVEMMEFLREKMSNTKNNREFLDVMKS
- a CDS encoding PHP domain-containing protein encodes the protein MIKANTHVHSPYSFSTFGSIDEMVTQAAKEGLDVLGINDFNTFEGYQEFGEICRNHHIYPLYGIEFRSISETEQKLGRRWNDPYDAGILYLCGRALHTPVQMSLDSKNLMNSLWKRSQDHIWKVILKLNQHLKECGLDCALNYNSIRLKYAKNTVRERHIAKALYDELLKNRTNVSDLNDAFKTLFSVSSLPFDSTDAPAVQQQIINRIFKFNKPAYVEYNDQNAINCADAKKLITEAGGIPCYPVLGDVSKTPTEAEKSLEELIDRLKNMGVYAVEFISTRNSIEYLRNCVNHFKRNGFCITFGTEHNTPSYFPLIPSARNETPFDPALKSVASDGACILAAHQELINKSRSGFVDNEGKVTVNACNLHKFIDFGKNILYKKRKQRIKST
- a CDS encoding class I SAM-dependent methyltransferase, producing MLQFRIGSILTTLVVVCMIGCYEEEGERSIPRTPDVHFVPTPHKVVDVMLNLADVQRDDIVYDLGCGDGRIVIAAAKKSGCRAWGFDIDPEMVAISRENVRKERVHRLVTIEEKDIFELDLTEATVITLYLLPHLNVQLLPQLDELKPGTRIVSHAFNIAGIKPDVVARVYREDGGVSFVFMYTTPLERVSDEEFEDIFDEDELETTPG